A DNA window from Plasmodium brasilianum strain Bolivian I chromosome 12, whole genome shotgun sequence contains the following coding sequences:
- a CDS encoding vacuolar protein sorting-associated protein 52: protein MEYEQVSALIEKFKDDRYILKAYNKIYNCNNCTFYRNVKIEEIERWSYTSEKTCNTGGSNGQVRGRTLINIINDEGRETGKVDDKGDNDDDLRNIIEIVNRTLYFYTNETLNKFSENNKELVDIYNQIDNCNKICLDVDVILNKHKNDIKYISEDINKIQELTENMDDKLKNRKLTLELLNTFIKIILVTPQLIYDICNGEINENFVKNVIILTKKMENCKHCLYDFYPSIKFSYIELEKLKNKAIDRIYSFFIRKLNDIRNKKINIHLIQQNLIKFHELNNFLYNNNRNLYAYLIKEYINIMNRTYHNLFKSYITNLQRKKIEFNNELTIGFSCSYGNHLGGNSSASSSGKISGGNISGRNISGGNISGGNISGGNISGGNYISGGSLYSISANSSSNVSLLSAKNKMMNILGFNTKTNNSSERKECLFLLNNRTKILSDLDYYSNAKCSEMLDSSEIPNRSELSNRSELPDHSELPNRSELPNRSELPNRSELPNRSELPDHSELSDRASTLPVIFTTDNSQYFFEEIYKSVSKLFLDTGTTEYLFLIKFFRNYENHDFLFLEIYSKTISLCFDFTYYYMNSTFDFISLFIIYMINMHNAYIIKSRKIFPLYEFIDKLQNLIWNRIYFIISENIASLDFSSRYSSYGSYSHYYNYYYHVSADNTKGYNKKSLYDLLYTNNVKYSAISRNSNMAPLKADMSSSNNNAATNSSSTTSNNNSNSNNNDFPKSKASANAHLEKAEIEVERKRSSLQHIPNIQPVNISEPEKMNYGISAPLCDTEKMNMINSSTPTMFVKTQTHPITKKFSDFYCSLTILSEFCFNFEKYYNEINCEKKEKENSTEASYTEKSDNSLNVEKKEKKIKKLSKLPNEETMTYLHMEEENKLIKNYYCSEYCQTEGIEQSYQSKEHDGKTATHDGEIATSYENKVNKKEGKDEKVAASYDMNMCNVKIDDHTKNDRNDEIIVTLDDGNPHNGVSNVKGGNCSFTNESNTTVDCTKKTSTNNSPISKEKKSENVQKIMNSSCNSEANDQEGETILQKGTEVTKAANKSKAEKEPSLPGTHSDNILEKQTNSSNNLTQKYKNLNRVIIKLEEVITETLLYLTNEILHKNDKLLFLINNYYHIVNVLRGNKMNEDKIARYESLLQNEISSYIDYQLNEYIKDIILFVHKHEPIVQNMKEEENDIIYHIDVKLMETIAINFTRQWKNMLKDIKQNVIRSFTNFDNSLHILKMLNTHILLYFTRYSQLVKKIFSNLQTPSYIQNLPSVDVVLVQIKKDAKNIDS from the coding sequence ATGGAATACGAACAAGTGTCTGCCttaattgaaaaatttaaagatgACAGGTACATACTAAAAGcttataacaaaatatataactgtaATAACTGCACATTTTAcagaaatgtaaaaatagaagaaattGAAAGGTGGAGTTACACGAGCGAAAAGACGTGCAATACAGGGGGTAGTAATGGCCAAGTTCGTGGTCGCACCCTGATAAACATTATAAACGATGAAGGAAGAGAAACAGGTAAGGTTGACGATAAAGGtgataatgatgatgatTTAAGGAATATTATCGAAATTGTAAACAGAACGCTGTATTTTTACACAAACGAAACTTTAAACAAATTTAgcgaaaataataaagagcTAGTTGACATATACAACCAAATAGATAACTGTAACAAAATATGCCTTGATGTCGatgtaatattaaataaacataaaaatgatataaagtACATTTCTGAagacataaataaaatacaagaattaacagaaaatatggatgataaattaaaaaatagaaaattaacATTAGAACTGTTAAATacgtttataaaaattatattagttACACCACAactaatatatgatatatgtaatggtgaaattaatgaaaattttgtaaaaaatgtaatcatattaacaaaaaaaatggaaaattgtAAACATTGTTTGTATGATTTTTACCCTAGTATAAAATTTTCCTATATAGAATtagaaaaactaaaaaataaagccaTCGATAGAATatactcattttttattcGCAAACTTAAtgatataagaaataaaaaaattaatattcatttaattcaacaaaatttaataaaatttcacgaacttaataattttctttataataataatagaaatttGTATGCCTacttaataaaagaatatataaatattatgaacaggACCTATCACAACCTTTTCAAAAGCTATATTACCAACTTGCAAAGGAAAAAGATCGAGTTCAATAATGAACTAACCATAGGATTTTCTTGTTCCTACGGTAATCACCTAGGAGGAAATAGCAGTGCCAGTAGCAGCGGCAAAATAAGCGGCGGTAATATAAGCGGAAGAAACATAAGCGGAGGAAACATAAGCGGAGGAAACATAAGCGGAGGAAACATAAGCGGCGGTAATTACATCAGTGGAGGCAGCTTGTACAGTATTAGCGCGAACAGCAGCAGCAACGTGAGTCTGTTGTCGGCGAAGAACAAAATGATGAACATACTCGGCTTTAACACAAAGACTAACAACTCCAGTGAGAGAAAGGAGTGCCtgtttttgttaaataataGAACTAAAATTTTGAGTGATTTAGATTATTATTCCAATGCAAAATGTTCGGAAATGCTTGACAGTTCGGAAATTCCGAACCGTTCAGAATTGTCTAACCGTTCAGAATTACCTGACCATTCAGAATTGCCTAACCGTTCAGAATTGCCTAACCGTTCAGAATTGCCTAACCGTTCAGAATTGCCTAACCGTTCAGAATTGCCTGACCATTCAGAATTATCTGACCGTGCAAGTACTTTACCTGTCATTTTCACCACAGACAATTCGCAGTACTTTTTTGAGGAGATCTACAAATCGGTGagcaaattatttttagatACAGGAACTAcggaatatttatttcttataaaatttttcagGAATTATGAAAACCAtgattttttgtttttagaaatatattcCAAAACTATATCGCTGTGTTTTGattttacttattattatatgaatagtacctttgattttatttctctttttattatttatatgattaATATGCATAATGCGTATATAATCAAGAGTAGAAAAATATTCCCCTTATACGAATTTATTGACAAGCTTCAGAATTTAATATGGAATAggatatatttcattattagtGAAAATATTGCCTCCCTGGATTTTAGCAGTCGATACAGCAGCTATGGAAGTTACAGTCACTACTACAACTACTACTATCATGTGAGCGCCGATAATACAAAAGGATATAACAAGAAATCTCTTTATGATTTATTATACACAAACAACGTAAAGTATAGTGCAATAAGTAGAAACAGCAACATGGCCCCGTTAAAGGCGGATATGagcagtagtaataataatgctgctactaatagtagtagtactactagtaataacaacagtAATAGCAACAACAATGACTTTCCGAAGTCCAAGGCTTCTGCGAACGCGCATCTTGAAAAGGCAGAAATAGAGGTAGAGAGAAAAAGAAGCTCCTTACAGCATATTCCTAATATTCAACCAGTGAACATCAGTGAACCAGAAAAAATGAACTATGGGATATCTGCCCCCTTATGTGATacggaaaaaatgaatatgatTAATAGTAGTACCCCTACAATGTTTGTAAAAACACAGACACATCCTATAACCAAAAAGTTTTCAGATTTTTATTGCTCCTTAACGATACTGAGTGAGTTCTGTttcaattttgaaaaatattacaacGAAATAAATTgtgagaaaaaagaaaaagaaaactcAACAGAAGCTAGCTATACGGAAAAATCTGACAATTCTTtaaatgtagaaaaaaaagaaaaaaaaattaaaaaattatcaaaattaCCAAACGAGGAAACTATGACATATTTGCATATGGAAGAGGAAAATAaactaattaaaaattattactgttCAGAATATTGTCAGACGGAGGGAATTGAACAAAGTTACCAAAGTAAAGAACATGATGGGAAAACAGCTACGCATGATGGGGAAATAGCTACATCGtatgaaaataaagtaaacaaaaaagaaggaaaagatGAAAAGGTGGCAGCATCTTACGATATGAATATGTGTAATGTAAAAATTGATGATCATACAAAAAATGATAGAAATGATGAAATTATTGTAACGCTTGACGATGGTAACCCGCATAATGGTGTTTCAAATGTAAAAGGAGGTAACTGTTCCTTTACAAATGAAAGCAACACAACTGTAGATTGTACCAAAAAAACAAGTACTAATAATTCTCCCAttagtaaagaaaaaaaatcagaaaatgttcaaaaaattatgaacagttcatGTAATTCGGAAGCGAATGACCAAGAAGGGGAAACCATTCTCCAAAAAGGAACAGAAGTAACGAAGGCGGCGAACAAATCGAAGGCAGAGAAAGAACCAAGTTTGCCAGGTACACATTCGGACAACATATTGGAAAAACAAACCAACAGTAGCAATAACCTTAcacagaaatataaaaatctaAATCGTGTTATCATAAAACTTGAAGAAGTTATCACCGAAACACTGCTCTACTTAACGAATGAAATTTTAcacaaaaatgataaattattatttttaataaacaatTATTATCACATAGTAAATGTGTTAAGgggaaataaaatgaacgaAGACAAAATAGCTAGATATGAAAGTTTATTACAGAATGAAATATCTTCATATATAGACTATCAGCTGAACGAATATATAAAGGATATAATTCTCTTTGTACATAAACATGAACCAATAGTTCAGAATATGAAAGAAGAGgaaaatgatattatttatcatattGATGTAAAATTAATGGAGACGATTGCCATTAATTTCACTAGACAATGGAAAAACATGCTCAAAgatattaaacaaaatgtTATTCGTTCCTTTACAAATTTTGATAATTCTTTGCATATATTGAAAATGCTAAATACacatattcttttatacTTTACAAGATATTCTCAACTAGtcaagaaaattttttccaACTTACAAACTCCATCATATATTCAGAATTTGCCATCTGTTGATGTAGTCTTAgtgcaaattaaaaaagatgcCAAAAATATTGACTCCTAA
- a CDS encoding protein BCP1 has translation MTYIKEKNIFVKNSEQVMEDEKTAGRSVNQKREKIKVEKNAQMNRNTNNNMNNFERKSEKIGGREKSKRNQNIKREKLKMNKNMIKKKGKKKKKKMKLNEKMNEKVNEKVNEKVNEKVNEKVNEKVNEKLNKKMSEKMSEKMSEKLNEKLKQRTDKVSEYKEKQVGGYVQGNITSQGSPEKETNNSSSDELTCDFELIDPEDVYKDNIRILLKSTELYTNLKCSEQLINIICDQQNIGKFVCVSNEEKNEKVNIIGFQTIVNINQYDEIHILKEFLLNKIKKINTFEYDENAKELINLISNNKNNIGLLINSRIINCPIKLIPLIHKNVMDDILWSQGIEDMDVNEKKFYFFDYILFYTKIYKNVNNELIFSNYEEQFFFQNKIYHVMWNNNNVKRFYEITNHKNREVNYKEYAMLFVIPFDKATVQLRNDYYEVPASNWGNIN, from the exons ATGacttatataaaagaaaaaaatatttttgtaaaaaattctGAACAAGTAATGGAAGATGAAAAAACTGCAGGAAGGTCAGTTAACCAAAAAAgggagaaaataaaagtggAAAAGAATGCACAGATGAATAGGAACACGAACAATAACATGAACAATTTTGAAAGAAAGAGCGAAAAAATCGGGGGGAGggaaaaaagcaaaagaaatCAGAATATCAAAAGGGAGAAACTGAAGatgaacaaaaatatgataaaaaaaaagggaaaaaaaaagaaaaaaaaaatgaagttgAATGAAAAGATGAACGAAAAGGTGAACGAAAAGGTGAACGAAAAGGTGAACGAAAAGGTGAACGAAAAGGTGAACGAAAAGGTGAACGAAAAGTTGAACAAAAAGATGAGCGAAAAGATGAGCGAAAAGATGAGCGAAAAGTTGAACGAAAAGTTGAAGCAACGGACGGACAAGGTGTCTGAGTACAAGGAGAAACAAGTCGGGGGATATGTACAGGGAAACATAACAAGCCAAGGTAGTCCCGAAAAAGAAACGAATAACAGCAGCAGTGATGAGTTAACTTGTGATTTTGAATTAATAGACCCCGAGGATGTATATAAAGATAAcataagaatattattaaaaagtacGGAGCTGTACacaaatttaaaatgttctgaacagttaataaatattatatgtgaTCAGCAAAATATCGGAAAATTTGTGTGCGTTtcaaatgaagaaaaaaatgagaaagtAAATATTATTGGCTTTCAAACTATTGTTAACATTAATCAATATGatgaaatacatattttaaaagaatttttattaaacaaaattaagaaaataaatacatttgaatatgatgaaaatgcaaaggaattaattaatttaatttcaaataataaaaataatataggtTTACTTATTAACAGCAGAATAATAAATTGTCCTATTAAATTAATTCCtttaattcataaaaatgtaatggATGATATTCTGTGGTCTCAGGGTATAGAAGATATGGatgtaaatgaaaagaaattttatttttttgattatataCTCTTTTacacaaaaatttataaaaatgtaaacaatgaattaattttttccaattATGAAGAACagttcttttttcaaaataaaatataccaTGTAATGTGGAATAATAACAATGTAAAGAGGTTTTATGAAATAACGAACCATAAAAATAGAGAAGTTAATTATAAGGAGTACGCCATGCTATTTGTAATCCCGTTCGATAAG GCTACAGTACAGCTTAGAAATGACTACTATGAAGTGCCAGCTAGCAATTGGGGGAACATAAATTGA